The DNA segment GCGGCCGTGTGCAGCAACGCCTTCGACGGGATACAGCCGACGTTGAGACAGACCCCGCCGAGCGTCGGATAACGCTCGATCAGGACCACCTTCTTGCCCAGATCGGCGGCGCGGAAGGCGGCCGTGTAGCCGCCGGGACCGGCGCCGAGTACAACGACCTCAGTCACGATCTCCTGGGCGGCGCCGGTTTCGGTCGCCGGTGCCGAGTCCGCCGCCGACGCTTGATCGGCGCTGTCAACGCTCGATGCAGACACCGCCTCGCCCTCGATCTCCAGCGTCAGGATCGGATCGCCCTGAGAGATCAGATCGCCGATCTTGACGTTCAGGGCCTTCACGATTCCGGCCCGGGGCGATGGAATCTCCATGCTGGCCTTGTCGCTCTCGACTGTTACCAGTGACGTCTCCGGCTCGATCCGATCACCGGGGGCGACCAGGATCTCGATGATCTGCACGTCCTTGAAATCTCCGATGTCCGGAACCTTGACCTCGATGATGGTGCTCATGGTGGGGGCTTCTCTCACGGGCGCCGCGGGCGCTGACAATCGTTATGGGATAAGACCCGCCATCCTATCAGATCAGCAAGCGTCGAATGTCGCCGAGCAGCTCGCGCAGCAGGCTGGTGAAGCGTGCCCCGTCGGCGCCGTCGACCACGCGATGGTCGTAGGACAGCGACAGCGGCAGCATCAGACGCGGCATGAACTCGCGCCCGTTCCACACCGGCTTCGTCTCGGCGCGCGAGACGCCGAGGATGGCGACCTCGGGCGCGTTGACGATGGGCGTGAAGGCCGTTCCGCCGACGCCGCCGAGACTGGAGATCGAGAAGCAGCCGCCCTGCATGTCGCCCGGCAGCAGCTTGCCGTCGCGGGCCTTGGCGCTGAGATCCGCCAGTTCGGTGGCGAGCTGATGCAGACCCTTCCGGTCGACATCGCGCACCACAGGGACGACCAGACCGTTCGGCGTGTCGACCGCGACCCCGATATGGGTGTAATGCTTGTGGACCAGGCTCTCGCCATCCGGGGTCAGTGACGCCTTGAGCACGGGCATCCGCGCCAGTGCCGTCGCCACCGCCTTGAGCAGGAAGGGTAGGAGGGTCAGCTTGACGCCCCGCTTGGACGAAGCGTCCTTCTGGGCCTGGCGGAAGGCTTCGAGTTCGGTGATGTCAGCCTCGTCGAACTGGGTGACGTGCGGGATGCCGATCCAGCAGCGGTGCAAATGGCGACCGCTGAGTTTGCGGATGCGCGGCAGCTCCCGGATCTCGGTCGGACCGAAGCGGGCGAAATCGACCTCTGGTGCGCTCGGGAGCCGGAAGACGCCCGTGGTGCTCGTCTCGGTCGTACCGCCGCCCTGAGCTAGGGTCTGCTTGACATAGCCCTGAACGTCGTCCTTGACGATGCGACCCTTGGGGCCGGAACCCTTGACGCGCGCCAGATCGACGCCAAGCTCGCGCGCAAAGCGGCGCACGGCTGGACTCGCATGGGCCTTGCGACCACGGGCGATGGCGGTCATGTCCTCGGGACGCGGAAGTACGGGGGCCTGACGTCGCTCGGTCTCACCGGGGGCACGGCGGAGCGGCTCAGGCTCTACATCCGTCTCGGCTCTTGGGCTGGGGGCTGGAGCCGCCGGCTCCGGAGTCTGAAGCTCGGCGGCCGGCGGGGACGTTTCGGCCGGACCTGAACCCTCGGCGGACGACCCGACCGGTTCGACCCGCATCAGCCGATCACCCCGACTGACGCGATCGCCGGTCTTGACCAGGAGTTCACGGACGACTCCACCGATGGGGGCGGGGATCTCGATGGTCGCCTTGTCGCTTTCGAGGGTCAGAATGGATTGTTCGGCTTCGATCCGGTCGCCGGGGGCGACCAGGATCTCGATGATCTCGACACCGGAAAAATCGCCGATGTCGGGCAAGAGGATCTCTTCGAGGCTAGACACGCGCAATGCTCCTTAAAACCTGTTGACCAGTCGGCTCAGACGTTCACGGGGTTGGGCTTGTCCGGATCGATGCGGTACCTGGAGATGGCGTCCGTCACCATCGACACCGGGACCGCGCCCTCGTCGGCGAGCGCCTTGAGCGCGGCGAGCACCACCTGATGGCGGTCGACCTCGAAGAATTTGCGGAGCTGACGACGCATGTCGCTGCGTCCGAAGCCGTCGGTGCCCAGGGTCACATAGCGGCGTGGCACATAGGGCCGGATCTGGTCGGCCTGGAGACGCATGTAGTCGGTCGCGGCTACGATGGGACCGCGCGTGTCGCCGAGCTGGGATTCGACATAGGTGACACGCGGCGTCTGGTCGGGATGGAGCCGGTTCCAGCGCTCGATCTCGATGCCTTCGCGGCGCAGTTCGTTGAAGCTGGTGACGCTCCAGACCGTCGAACCGACGCCGAAATCCTGCTCCAGCAACTCGGCCGCCGCCAGCACCTCGCGCAGGATGCTGCCCGAGCCGAGCAACTGGACCTGAGGCTCGCCGTCG comes from the Allochromatium tepidum genome and includes:
- the aceF gene encoding dihydrolipoyllysine-residue acetyltransferase, with amino-acid sequence MSSLEEILLPDIGDFSGVEIIEILVAPGDRIEAEQSILTLESDKATIEIPAPIGGVVRELLVKTGDRVSRGDRLMRVEPVGSSAEGSGPAETSPPAAELQTPEPAAPAPSPRAETDVEPEPLRRAPGETERRQAPVLPRPEDMTAIARGRKAHASPAVRRFARELGVDLARVKGSGPKGRIVKDDVQGYVKQTLAQGGGTTETSTTGVFRLPSAPEVDFARFGPTEIRELPRIRKLSGRHLHRCWIGIPHVTQFDEADITELEAFRQAQKDASSKRGVKLTLLPFLLKAVATALARMPVLKASLTPDGESLVHKHYTHIGVAVDTPNGLVVPVVRDVDRKGLHQLATELADLSAKARDGKLLPGDMQGGCFSISSLGGVGGTAFTPIVNAPEVAILGVSRAETKPVWNGREFMPRLMLPLSLSYDHRVVDGADGARFTSLLRELLGDIRRLLI